A DNA window from Leishmania braziliensis MHOM/BR/75/M2904 complete genome, chromosome 5 contains the following coding sequences:
- a CDS encoding putative dynein-light chain-protein, with translation MASEDRITLIDDASVICEDIVSTLFNHETRYQHNKVTGLVSAISDQVVQRLTQEAKLPRKYVVLVTILQKNGAGMQMISSCSWNPTSDACYVHRAENKAMCCIITVYGVTV, from the coding sequence ATGGCCTCTGAGGACCGCATCACGTTGATCGACGACGCCTCCGTCATCTGCGAAGACATTGTCAGCACCCTGTTCAACCACGAAACGCGCTACCAGCACAACAAGGTTACCGGCCTCGTCTCCGCCATCTCCGATcaggtggtgcagcggctgacgcaggaggcgaagctgccGCGCAAGtacgtcgtcctcgtcacGATCCTGCAGAAGAACGGCGCTGGTATGCAGATGATCTCCTCGTGCTCCTGGAACCCAACGAGTGACGCGTGCTACGTACACAGAGCGGAGAACAAGGCCATGTGCTGCATCATTACAGTCTACGGTGTCACCGTGTAG